In Desulfomonile tiedjei DSM 6799, a genomic segment contains:
- a CDS encoding nitrate reductase subunit alpha: MSGSNLLSRLRWLRTRSSNTACKEEQIAENWAEIRCGQREWEDFYRRRWQFDKKVRSTHGVNCTGSCSWDVFVKDGIIVWEVQNVDYPGCGPDSPDHEPRGCPRGATYSWYTYSPVRVKYPYIRSNLLEMWREALKNSGDPVAAWQSIVEDPLKRQAYQKARGKGGFVRVARDEAITLISASLIHTIKKYGPDRIFGFSPIPAMSMVAHASGARFMGLLGGAMVSFYDWYCDLPPSSPQMWGEQTDVPESADWYESTYIIVWGTNIPMTRTPDAHFFVEARYRGAKVVGIAPDYSEYIKFSDMWLPARAGTDSALAMAMTFVVLKEFYIDRQSEYFTSYAKQYTDLPFAVTLKRHGDHYVSDRFMRASDLSLDVNNADWKIVYFDENSNSFVVPNGSIGFRWNEQGSWNLNPIDSITGAKVNPVLSFAEIGDEWATVAFPFFELESSRVKFGTVPVKRITVKDEEILVTTVFDLMIANIGIDRGKGGDVSKTYDDPNPCTPAWQETITGVAREDAIRVAREFAENAEKTRGKSMIIMGAGTNHWFHCDMNYRAMLNLTRLCGCEGVNGGGWAHYVGQEKVRPLAGWSTLAFALDWRRPPRWQNGTSFFYFASGQWRYDTLDARKIASPLAPEDLPSHPADYNVIAARLGWLPAYPQFNVNSLSLCSEAEDKGAKSNEEIVQSVVDKLKSGEIEFAIQDPDRPENFPRNLFLWRSNLLGSSGKGHEYFLKHLLGTHNAVLGPESPLRPREAEWREPAPEGKLDLLVTLDFRMSTSALYSDVVLPASSWYEIHDLSTTDMHPFIHPFNPAIESPWEAKSDWFHFCAIAEKFSELAAVHLGSRKDLVATPLFHDSPGEIAQPEVRDWLKGEVEPIPGKTMPNLAVVVRDYPNLHKMMTSVGPLVEEETIGAKGVLWKAKEEYAELKRRLGTVKRPGISFGRPQLSTNLEVAEAILTLAPETNGDVAVKSWSGVEELTGLSLKHMSSSRQGEKLTFHDITKQPRKIITSPTWSGIESMERPYSSFVINKEQRIPFRTLTGRAHFYLDHKWMLMFGDSLPIFRPPLNMEAMGSTKVEKGKGKTIVLNYLTPHSKWSIHTTYAETLIMMTLFRGGLHVWINNEDADSIDIRDNDWIEAFNINGVVTARAVVSHRIPRGKAFMYHAQERLITPVSNISNLRGGTHNSVTRVLVKPTMMIGGYGQLSYGFNYYGPTGSQRDEVIIVRKAGEVNWHED; encoded by the coding sequence ATGTCCGGAAGTAATCTTCTGTCACGATTGAGATGGCTCCGAACTAGAAGCAGCAATACCGCGTGCAAAGAAGAGCAGATCGCTGAAAATTGGGCTGAAATAAGATGCGGTCAGCGGGAATGGGAAGACTTTTATCGGAGAAGATGGCAATTCGATAAGAAAGTCCGATCCACTCATGGGGTCAATTGTACAGGATCTTGTTCCTGGGATGTTTTCGTCAAAGACGGCATCATAGTGTGGGAGGTTCAAAACGTAGATTACCCCGGGTGTGGGCCTGATTCTCCCGATCACGAACCTCGCGGGTGTCCTCGAGGAGCAACTTATTCCTGGTACACCTACAGCCCGGTCAGAGTCAAATACCCGTACATTCGATCCAACCTTCTGGAAATGTGGAGAGAAGCACTAAAGAATTCCGGCGATCCTGTGGCGGCATGGCAGAGCATTGTCGAGGATCCACTAAAAAGACAAGCATACCAGAAGGCGAGAGGCAAAGGAGGATTCGTAAGAGTCGCCAGAGATGAGGCAATAACACTCATATCTGCTTCTCTTATCCATACCATCAAAAAGTACGGCCCAGATCGAATCTTCGGCTTTAGCCCCATACCAGCCATGTCTATGGTGGCCCATGCATCTGGAGCCAGATTTATGGGTTTGCTAGGTGGCGCGATGGTGAGTTTTTACGATTGGTATTGTGATTTGCCGCCATCTTCGCCCCAGATGTGGGGCGAGCAAACAGATGTTCCTGAAAGTGCCGACTGGTATGAATCCACTTACATTATTGTTTGGGGGACCAATATACCCATGACGCGAACGCCTGACGCTCATTTCTTTGTGGAAGCCAGGTACAGGGGCGCAAAGGTCGTGGGCATTGCTCCTGATTATTCAGAATACATAAAATTCTCCGACATGTGGTTGCCCGCTAGAGCAGGCACAGATTCTGCGTTGGCGATGGCAATGACGTTTGTTGTGCTCAAAGAGTTTTATATCGATCGACAATCCGAATATTTTACTTCATATGCAAAACAATATACCGATCTTCCTTTTGCGGTCACGCTTAAGCGGCACGGGGATCATTATGTCTCCGACAGGTTTATGCGAGCTTCGGATCTCTCTCTCGACGTAAATAACGCTGATTGGAAAATTGTCTACTTTGACGAAAACAGTAATAGTTTTGTGGTTCCCAACGGCAGCATAGGTTTTCGATGGAATGAACAAGGCTCCTGGAATTTGAACCCGATTGACTCTATAACGGGCGCCAAAGTCAATCCAGTATTGAGCTTTGCCGAAATAGGCGATGAATGGGCAACCGTGGCATTTCCTTTTTTCGAACTAGAGAGTTCAAGGGTAAAGTTCGGCACTGTTCCTGTCAAGCGCATTACAGTGAAGGATGAAGAAATACTGGTGACTACTGTCTTTGATCTTATGATAGCCAATATTGGTATCGATCGCGGCAAAGGAGGAGACGTATCCAAAACGTACGACGATCCTAACCCTTGTACGCCCGCCTGGCAAGAGACAATAACCGGAGTAGCTCGAGAGGACGCTATCCGAGTAGCCCGGGAGTTTGCGGAAAATGCTGAAAAAACCAGGGGCAAGTCTATGATCATCATGGGAGCGGGCACTAATCACTGGTTCCATTGTGATATGAACTACAGGGCAATGCTTAATCTTACAAGGCTTTGCGGGTGTGAGGGAGTTAACGGGGGAGGATGGGCTCATTATGTTGGGCAGGAGAAGGTTCGACCTTTAGCCGGCTGGTCAACTCTGGCATTTGCCTTGGACTGGAGACGACCGCCGCGTTGGCAAAATGGAACGTCGTTTTTCTATTTTGCTTCCGGACAATGGCGATATGACACTTTGGACGCGCGGAAAATAGCTTCTCCGCTTGCTCCGGAAGACCTTCCTTCCCATCCGGCCGATTATAATGTGATAGCAGCCAGACTTGGATGGCTGCCTGCTTACCCGCAATTTAATGTAAATTCTCTCAGTTTGTGCTCGGAAGCTGAAGATAAAGGTGCAAAATCGAATGAAGAGATTGTCCAATCGGTTGTAGACAAGCTCAAGAGTGGAGAGATAGAGTTCGCAATACAGGATCCGGATAGACCTGAAAACTTTCCCCGTAATCTCTTCTTATGGCGATCGAACTTGCTGGGATCGAGCGGAAAAGGACATGAGTATTTTCTTAAACATCTGTTGGGGACTCACAACGCTGTTCTTGGTCCTGAAAGTCCCCTTCGGCCAAGGGAAGCCGAATGGAGAGAACCTGCGCCTGAGGGAAAGCTCGATCTATTGGTAACACTGGATTTTCGTATGTCCACGAGCGCTTTGTACTCAGACGTGGTGCTTCCCGCGTCAAGCTGGTATGAAATCCATGATCTCAGTACAACAGACATGCATCCGTTCATTCATCCATTTAATCCAGCTATAGAATCACCGTGGGAAGCAAAGAGCGATTGGTTTCATTTCTGTGCGATAGCGGAAAAATTTTCGGAATTGGCAGCCGTTCACCTCGGCTCAAGAAAAGACTTGGTGGCCACACCGCTCTTTCATGATTCACCAGGGGAAATCGCACAGCCGGAAGTAAGAGACTGGCTGAAAGGGGAAGTCGAACCTATTCCGGGTAAGACTATGCCCAATTTGGCTGTGGTTGTGCGTGACTACCCCAATTTGCATAAAATGATGACTTCAGTGGGCCCTCTGGTGGAAGAGGAAACGATCGGTGCAAAGGGAGTCCTCTGGAAGGCCAAAGAAGAGTACGCCGAGTTAAAAAGAAGGCTTGGAACTGTCAAAAGGCCTGGGATAAGCTTTGGCAGACCTCAATTGTCCACAAATCTGGAAGTAGCTGAAGCCATTCTAACTCTTGCGCCTGAGACCAATGGAGATGTGGCGGTTAAATCATGGTCGGGAGTTGAAGAATTAACAGGATTGAGTCTGAAGCACATGAGCTCCAGTAGGCAGGGCGAGAAACTGACTTTTCACGATATAACCAAGCAGCCAAGGAAGATAATCACTTCTCCCACTTGGAGCGGTATCGAATCTATGGAGCGTCCGTATTCCTCCTTTGTAATAAATAAAGAGCAACGAATTCCTTTCCGAACTCTGACCGGAAGAGCTCATTTCTACTTGGATCACAAATGGATGTTGATGTTTGGCGATTCGTTGCCAATCTTTCGACCTCCTTTAAATATGGAAGCTATGGGGTCCACTAAGGTAGAGAAGGGGAAAGGCAAAACAATTGTGCTGAATTATCTTACCCCCCATTCGAAATGGTCAATTCATACTACTTACGCCGAAACCCTCATTATGATGACTCTTTTCCGAGGAGGTCTTCACGTCTGGATAAATAATGAAGACGCAGATTCCATTGATATTAGAGACAACGACTGGATCGAAGCTTTTAATATTAACGGGGTGGTGACTGCCAGAGCTGTGGTGAGTCACAGGATCCCCAGAGGAAAGGCATTTATGTATCATGCTCAGGAGAGACTCATCACGCCGGTTTCCAACATTTCCAATTTGCGCGGGGGCACACACAATAGTGTCACTAGAGTGCTGGTTAAGCCGACGATGATGATCGGTGGATACGGTCAGCTAAGCTATGGTTTCAATTACTATGGTCCTACAGGTTCCCAACGTGATGAAGTAATCATTGTGCGAAAAGCCGGAGAGGTGAATTGGCATGAAGATTAA